The following are encoded together in the Defluviitalea raffinosedens genome:
- a CDS encoding class II glutamine amidotransferase codes for MLKEGEIRIPSGCAISGIFSKSGKRISGESIIKSIATMHDRSNGLGGGFAAYGIYPEYKDYYAFHIFYDGNTSKKECEEFLERHFDIINLSKIPTRKTPGITDVPLIWRYFVTPLPTKLSESQLDEKEFVARCVMKINTKINGAYVFSSGKNMGVFKAVGYPEDVGEFYRLSEYEGYCWTAHGRYPTNTPGWWGGAHPFALLDYSVVHNGEISSYDANRRSIEMYGYKCTLQTDTEVITYIIDYLNRKIGLGLEEISGVVAAPFWQVIDRMPKEEKEKYTYLRNTFASLLITGPFSILVGFDGGIMALNDRLKLRSMVVGEKDDTVYIASEECAIRIIEPNLDKVWAPQGGEPVIVTLNGGAK; via the coding sequence ATGTTGAAAGAAGGAGAAATAAGGATACCGTCCGGATGTGCTATCTCGGGAATTTTTTCGAAATCTGGTAAAAGAATTAGTGGAGAATCGATCATTAAGTCCATTGCGACAATGCATGACCGCTCAAATGGTTTGGGAGGAGGATTTGCAGCTTACGGAATCTATCCTGAGTATAAAGATTATTATGCATTTCATATATTTTATGATGGAAATACCTCAAAAAAAGAATGTGAAGAATTTTTAGAACGTCATTTTGATATTATTAACTTATCTAAAATTCCAACAAGAAAAACCCCTGGGATCACAGATGTTCCACTGATTTGGCGATATTTTGTGACACCCCTTCCGACCAAATTAAGTGAAAGTCAGTTGGATGAAAAAGAATTTGTAGCAAGATGTGTCATGAAAATAAATACGAAAATTAATGGTGCATATGTATTTTCCAGTGGTAAAAATATGGGCGTTTTTAAAGCAGTAGGATATCCAGAAGATGTTGGAGAATTTTACAGACTTTCTGAATATGAAGGTTATTGCTGGACTGCCCATGGAAGATATCCAACCAATACCCCAGGATGGTGGGGAGGAGCGCATCCTTTCGCATTGCTGGATTATTCAGTAGTACACAATGGAGAGATCTCTTCTTACGATGCTAATAGAAGATCTATCGAAATGTACGGTTATAAATGTACATTACAAACAGATACTGAAGTCATCACTTATATCATTGATTATTTAAACCGTAAAATAGGACTTGGTTTAGAAGAGATATCCGGTGTGGTTGCAGCTCCATTCTGGCAGGTTATTGACAGAATGCCAAAAGAAGAAAAAGAAAAATACACTTATTTACGAAATACATTCGCATCTTTATTGATTACCGGGCCATTTTCCATCTTGGTAGGATTTGATGGAGGAATTATGGCACTAAATGACAGATTAAAACTTCGTTCCATGGTGGTTGGAGAAAAAGATGATACGGTGTATATAGCAAGTGAAGAATGTGCCATTCGAATTATAGAGCCGAACTTAGATAAAGTATGGGCGCCTCAGGGCGGGGAACCAGTTATAGTTACATTGAATGGAGGTGCAAAATAA
- a CDS encoding glutamine synthetase III — translation MIMDIPNLFGSMVFNDKVMRERLPKDVYKALKRTIAEQKHLNLDVANVVASAMKEWAIEKGATHFTHWFQPMTGVTAEKHDSFISPTGDDHIIMEFSGKELVKGEPDASSFPSGGIRSTFEARGYTAWDPTSYAFVKDNTLYIPTAFCSYSGEALDKKTPLLRSMEVINREAKRILKLFGNDNVKRVMATVGPEQEYFLIDKELYEKRPDLIYCSRTLFGARPPKGQELEDHYFASIKPRVSAFMKELDEELWKLGVLAKTKHNEVAPAQHEIAPIFSTVNIAADHNQLVMELMKKIANKHNLVCLLHEKPFAGVNGSGKHNNWSISTDTGINLLEPGETPYENAQFLLFLAAVIKAVDEYQDLLRISVASAGNDHRLGANEAPPAIISIFLGEELTEILESIENDTCYNQKEKCQMEIGATVLPHFPKDTTDRNRTSPFAFTGNKFEFRMLGSSSSISDPNVILNTIVAESLSQFADRLEAASDFKSELTAIIKETIKEHKRIIFNGNNYSEEWVKESEKRGLLNLKSTVEAIPYLIAEKNIKLFTKHNIFSEAEIFARYHIMLEEYIKVLNIEALTLLDMTKRGIIPSVISYLKDLTEVVVNKKSISKDLNCKLEEALIESISDSTACLYKNIEKLDNAILEAKNQNNLLDTAKYYREVVYIAMQELRSVIDNLEIKVGKKYWAYPTYGELLYSVY, via the coding sequence ATGATTATGGATATCCCAAATTTATTCGGAAGTATGGTTTTTAATGATAAAGTTATGAGAGAAAGACTGCCCAAAGATGTATATAAAGCTTTAAAAAGAACAATCGCTGAGCAAAAACATTTGAATTTAGATGTCGCAAACGTTGTAGCAAGTGCTATGAAAGAATGGGCAATTGAAAAAGGGGCCACACATTTTACACATTGGTTCCAGCCAATGACCGGTGTAACCGCTGAAAAACATGATAGTTTTATTTCTCCTACCGGTGACGATCACATAATCATGGAATTTTCAGGAAAAGAACTCGTTAAGGGAGAACCTGATGCTTCAAGTTTTCCAAGCGGCGGTATTCGATCAACTTTCGAAGCGCGCGGATATACTGCCTGGGATCCGACTTCATATGCATTTGTAAAGGATAACACCCTTTATATCCCAACAGCTTTCTGCTCTTATAGTGGAGAGGCTCTTGACAAAAAGACTCCTCTACTCCGTTCTATGGAAGTTATTAATCGCGAAGCTAAAAGAATATTAAAGCTTTTTGGAAATGACAATGTAAAAAGAGTTATGGCAACTGTAGGTCCTGAGCAAGAATATTTTTTAATAGATAAGGAATTATATGAAAAACGTCCTGATTTAATTTATTGCAGCAGAACTTTATTTGGTGCAAGACCTCCAAAAGGTCAGGAATTAGAAGATCACTATTTTGCTTCTATTAAACCAAGAGTTTCCGCCTTTATGAAAGAATTAGACGAAGAGCTTTGGAAACTTGGTGTGCTCGCTAAAACCAAACACAATGAGGTTGCTCCAGCCCAACATGAAATCGCTCCAATATTCTCAACAGTTAATATTGCAGCAGACCATAACCAATTGGTTATGGAACTCATGAAAAAAATTGCAAACAAACATAATTTGGTTTGTCTGTTGCATGAAAAACCATTTGCCGGTGTTAATGGAAGTGGAAAGCATAATAACTGGTCCATTTCAACCGATACCGGTATAAATCTTCTAGAGCCAGGAGAAACTCCTTACGAAAATGCACAATTTTTACTTTTCTTGGCCGCCGTAATCAAAGCAGTGGATGAATATCAAGATCTGCTCCGTATATCTGTAGCAAGTGCAGGAAATGATCATAGATTAGGCGCTAACGAAGCACCTCCTGCTATTATCTCTATTTTCCTTGGAGAAGAACTAACAGAAATTTTAGAATCCATTGAAAATGATACCTGCTACAATCAAAAAGAAAAATGTCAAATGGAAATCGGTGCAACTGTGCTTCCTCATTTCCCTAAAGATACTACCGACAGAAACAGAACTTCACCATTTGCCTTTACAGGTAACAAATTTGAATTTAGAATGCTGGGTTCCAGTTCCTCTATCTCTGATCCAAATGTTATTCTTAACACAATTGTTGCAGAAAGTCTGTCTCAATTTGCAGATCGACTTGAAGCTGCTTCTGATTTTAAATCAGAATTAACTGCAATCATCAAAGAAACGATCAAGGAACATAAGAGAATTATATTTAATGGCAATAACTACTCTGAAGAATGGGTTAAAGAGTCTGAAAAGCGAGGACTTTTAAATCTTAAGTCTACAGTTGAAGCGATTCCATATCTTATCGCTGAAAAAAATATAAAATTATTTACTAAACACAATATTTTCTCAGAAGCAGAAATCTTTGCAAGATATCACATAATGTTAGAAGAATATATTAAAGTACTTAACATTGAAGCTTTGACCTTACTTGACATGACAAAGAGAGGAATTATTCCTTCTGTTATAAGCTATCTGAAAGATTTGACTGAAGTTGTTGTAAATAAAAAATCTATTAGCAAAGATTTGAACTGTAAACTTGAAGAAGCATTAATTGAATCGATTTCCGATTCAACTGCTTGTCTCTACAAGAATATCGAAAAGCTGGATAATGCAATCCTTGAAGCTAAAAATCAAAACAATCTGCTAGATACTGCAAAATATTATCGTGAAGTAGTATATATCGCAATGCAAGAGCTTAGAAGCGTAATCGATAATCTTGAAATCAAAGTTGGTAAAAAATATTGGGCTTACCCAACTTACGGTGAACTTTTATATAGTGTTTATTAA
- a CDS encoding ammonium transporter, whose amino-acid sequence MYSSVDTIWVLLGAVLVFFMQAGFAMVETGFTRAKNAGNIIMKNLMDFALGTIVFWVIGFGIMFGTSNFGLIGTPDFFVRGDYSSTIPSYAFLIFQTVFCATAATIVSGAMAERTKFLAYCIYSVVISAFIYPVSGHWIWGGGWLSQLGFHDFAGSTAVHMVGGVSAFIGAKIIGPRIGKYSKDGESRAIPGHSLTLGALGVFILWFCWFGFNGGSTVSATGDESLLSMSSIFVTTNLAAAAAATVTMIITWIRYKKPDVSMTLNGALGGLVGITAGCDMVSPAGALFIGIISAFIIVFGIEFIDKVLKVDDPVGAVGVHGLCGAAGTIMVGIFALDGGLLYGGGFNFVAVQTIGVLAVIAWVGITMAIVFSIIDFTVGLRVSREEEITGLDIEEHGIASSYADFMILPQAEAAVAAPSIDQAVPVEYNTSKVNAKMTKIVVITKQSKFEKLKAAMDQIGITGMTVTNVLGCGMQKGSLEYYRGAPLEINLLPKVKVEIVVCKIPVPIVIDAIKKALYTGHIGDGKIFVYDVENVIKIRTGEEGYDALQDDAEESASLA is encoded by the coding sequence ATGTATTCATCAGTTGATACGATTTGGGTATTATTAGGTGCTGTTCTTGTATTTTTCATGCAAGCTGGTTTTGCAATGGTAGAAACAGGTTTTACCAGAGCTAAAAATGCCGGAAATATCATTATGAAAAATCTCATGGACTTTGCTCTAGGAACTATTGTTTTCTGGGTAATAGGATTTGGGATCATGTTTGGTACTTCAAACTTCGGATTGATTGGTACACCCGACTTCTTCGTAAGGGGTGATTACAGTTCTACTATTCCTTCCTATGCCTTTTTGATTTTCCAAACAGTATTCTGTGCTACTGCGGCAACCATTGTATCAGGTGCAATGGCTGAAAGAACAAAATTCTTAGCATATTGTATCTACAGTGTTGTAATCAGTGCATTTATTTACCCTGTTTCTGGTCATTGGATCTGGGGAGGCGGTTGGCTTTCACAATTAGGTTTCCATGATTTCGCAGGATCTACTGCTGTTCACATGGTTGGAGGCGTATCTGCTTTCATCGGAGCTAAAATCATAGGTCCTCGTATCGGTAAATATTCAAAAGACGGTGAATCAAGAGCTATACCAGGTCACAGCTTAACCTTGGGAGCTTTAGGTGTATTTATTCTTTGGTTCTGCTGGTTTGGCTTCAATGGTGGTTCAACAGTTTCTGCTACCGGAGATGAATCCTTACTTTCAATGTCATCAATTTTCGTTACGACCAATCTTGCTGCTGCCGCTGCCGCAACCGTTACCATGATTATCACATGGATCCGATATAAAAAACCAGATGTTTCTATGACACTTAATGGTGCCCTCGGAGGCCTTGTAGGAATCACAGCAGGTTGTGACATGGTATCTCCTGCCGGAGCTTTATTTATAGGTATTATTTCTGCTTTCATCATTGTATTTGGTATAGAATTTATTGATAAAGTTCTGAAAGTAGATGACCCTGTAGGAGCAGTTGGCGTTCACGGCTTGTGTGGTGCTGCTGGAACGATAATGGTTGGAATTTTCGCTCTTGACGGAGGTCTTTTATACGGCGGAGGATTCAACTTTGTAGCTGTTCAGACTATCGGTGTTTTGGCCGTAATTGCGTGGGTTGGGATAACAATGGCCATTGTATTCTCTATTATTGATTTCACCGTTGGTCTTAGAGTTTCAAGAGAAGAGGAAATTACAGGACTTGATATTGAAGAACACGGTATTGCAAGCAGTTACGCAGACTTTATGATATTACCGCAAGCTGAAGCTGCTGTTGCTGCTCCATCCATCGATCAAGCTGTACCAGTAGAATATAATACTTCAAAAGTAAATGCAAAAATGACCAAAATTGTTGTTATCACAAAACAAAGCAAGTTTGAAAAATTAAAAGCTGCTATGGACCAAATCGGTATTACAGGAATGACTGTAACAAATGTATTAGGATGTGGAATGCAAAAAGGCAGTCTTGAATACTATAGAGGCGCTCCACTTGAAATTAATCTTTTGCCTAAAGTTAAAGTTGAAATCGTTGTATGTAAAATCCCTGTTCCTATTGTAATCGATGCAATCAAAAAAGCTTTATATACAGGACATATCGGAGATGGAAAGATATTTGTATATGACGTTGAAAACGTAATTAAAATTCGTACCGGTGAAGAAGGTTATGACGCATTACAAGATGATGCGGAAGAATCTGCCAGTCTTGCATAA
- a CDS encoding CapA family protein, whose product MRKPFFIIIVIFMFSLIACSSKQTNAKKETWIIEEQEGSKDLKEAKEIEEPVIENKEPKVYSARMRVVGDIMVHKWQLWEAYDSSSNTYNFDRQFELIKSELVAADITIGNLETTFGGKERGYSDYPRFNTPDALATTLKDAGFDLLTTANNHTMDTNAPGAIRTLEVLDQLGLEHAGTYRSQEESEKMQLKVVNGISFVFLSYTYGTNGIPVPKDLPYLVNLIETEKMKADIKKAEELSPDFIVVNLHFGEEYQKYPNETQKELVDELFDAGADIILGGHPHVIQPMEVRKIIRSDGTEERGFVIYSLGNFISCQRTPLDPPRDAGIILNLDFEKIDDQKAMLKGISFMPTWVQFTKRNGKRVIRVIGNNLSDEDLKTYLTEEEINRFRSTKQNTLKQLLGDQEVKEENGFYIYDIE is encoded by the coding sequence ATGAGAAAACCATTTTTTATAATCATAGTTATATTTATGTTCTCATTAATCGCCTGTTCTTCTAAGCAGACAAACGCGAAAAAAGAAACCTGGATCATAGAAGAGCAGGAAGGATCAAAAGATCTAAAAGAAGCAAAAGAAATTGAAGAACCTGTGATCGAAAATAAGGAACCTAAAGTATATTCTGCAAGAATGAGAGTTGTTGGTGATATTATGGTTCATAAATGGCAGCTTTGGGAGGCATATGATTCATCGAGCAACACATATAATTTTGATAGACAATTCGAATTAATAAAGTCAGAATTAGTTGCTGCAGATATAACTATTGGTAATTTGGAAACAACTTTTGGAGGAAAAGAAAGAGGGTATAGTGATTACCCAAGATTTAATACACCAGATGCTCTGGCAACTACATTAAAAGATGCAGGATTCGATTTACTGACAACTGCCAATAATCATACCATGGATACCAATGCCCCGGGAGCAATTCGAACTTTAGAGGTTCTTGACCAATTAGGACTAGAGCACGCAGGTACTTACAGAAGTCAGGAAGAAAGTGAAAAGATGCAATTAAAAGTGGTCAATGGAATTTCTTTTGTCTTTTTATCTTATACTTATGGTACCAATGGAATTCCTGTCCCTAAAGACTTGCCTTATTTGGTAAATTTAATTGAGACTGAAAAAATGAAAGCAGACATTAAAAAAGCTGAAGAATTATCTCCAGACTTTATCGTTGTCAATCTTCATTTTGGAGAGGAATATCAAAAATATCCCAATGAAACGCAAAAAGAATTGGTAGATGAATTATTTGATGCAGGGGCAGATATTATCCTCGGAGGACATCCTCACGTTATTCAGCCTATGGAAGTTAGAAAAATTATACGTTCCGATGGTACTGAAGAGAGGGGATTTGTAATTTACTCCCTGGGGAATTTTATTTCATGTCAAAGAACACCTCTGGATCCCCCCAGAGATGCTGGAATCATTTTAAATTTAGATTTTGAAAAAATCGATGATCAAAAAGCAATGCTTAAAGGGATATCGTTTATGCCCACATGGGTACAGTTTACTAAAAGAAATGGAAAAAGAGTCATTCGAGTGATAGGAAATAATTTATCCGATGAAGATTTAAAGACATACTTAACAGAAGAGGAAATCAACAGATTTAGAAGTACAAAACAGAATACTTTAAAGCAGCTTTTAGGAGATCAAGAAGTTAAAGAAGAGAATGGATTTTATATATATGATATTGAATAA
- a CDS encoding PEP/pyruvate-binding domain-containing protein — translation MKFEKASTGHKGLDNIINYLRIGDNVVWQVDAIEDYIEYAKTFANVSLKEHKKVIYMRFAAHPPILENQDVFKTYVLDPSVGFESFTTEVHRIITKEGLEAFYIFDCLSNLLEAWATDLMIGNFFQVTCPYLFQMETIAYFAIIRGSHSFETVARIRETTQLLLDLYNIQDKRYIHPLKVWNRYSSTMFLPHIERNEDMIPVTSSAEAATLFKYLPKHGFGNVKRHLDYWDKLFMDAENLLYNKDSHVEASKYDMQKMIEQLCKFMLSREKRVLELTTKYFTLEDLLSIKARLIGSGYIGGKAVGMLLARKILHNDPRINWDDYLEPHDSFYIGSDVFYTYLVQNGWWNLRVEQKSKEGYFKAAEVLREKMKHGKFTESIKEQFLQMLEYFGQSPIIVRSSSLLEDGFGNAFAGKYESVFCVNQGTPVERYKQFEAALKTVYSSALNKDALEYRLKRGLDQADEQMAILVQRVSGDYHKKYFFPFLGGVGFSYNSYVWKEDLKPDAGMIRLVLGLGTAAVNRVEGDYPRVAALDQPMVQPLGNMEDIKKYSQHKVDVLNLEKNKLETVSLNKLMWEKTGIPMELIGILDYETNRKIREYNIKEQEAWILTYKKLFKDTEFIHIMQNILKTLETAYSYPVDIEFTVNCLSDNSLKINLVQCRPLQTKGVGGKIDIPEDLDEKTLLFATKGHFMGGSINQIIKRIIYIDPKAYSNLSVQDKYALARLIGVLNKLSADQQDAPTMLVVPGRIGSSTVSLGLPVTFSEISNMSIICETAYEIMGMVPDLSFGSHFFQDLVEAGIFYVAIFPNSEETLFNIDFFENVANDLKDILPKETRFENVLKVIDTQSQIQIKADLKTQNLKCYRIV, via the coding sequence TTGAAATTCGAGAAAGCGAGTACAGGTCATAAAGGGTTGGATAATATAATCAACTATTTACGAATTGGAGATAATGTTGTCTGGCAAGTGGATGCCATAGAAGATTATATAGAATATGCCAAAACTTTTGCCAATGTAAGTTTAAAAGAACATAAAAAAGTCATTTATATGCGTTTTGCAGCTCATCCTCCCATTTTAGAGAATCAAGATGTTTTTAAAACATATGTCTTGGATCCATCAGTTGGTTTTGAATCTTTTACGACAGAAGTTCATCGTATTATTACAAAAGAAGGACTTGAAGCCTTTTACATCTTTGACTGTTTATCCAATCTTTTGGAAGCATGGGCGACAGATCTTATGATAGGAAATTTCTTTCAGGTGACATGCCCGTACTTATTTCAAATGGAAACGATTGCATACTTTGCTATTATAAGAGGGAGTCATTCTTTTGAAACAGTTGCGAGAATACGAGAAACGACACAGTTGTTACTGGATTTATATAATATTCAAGACAAACGCTATATTCATCCGTTAAAAGTATGGAACAGATATTCTTCTACTATGTTTCTTCCTCATATTGAGCGCAATGAAGATATGATTCCTGTAACCAGCAGTGCTGAAGCTGCAACACTTTTTAAATATTTACCCAAACATGGATTTGGAAATGTAAAGAGGCATTTAGATTATTGGGATAAGTTATTTATGGATGCAGAGAATCTCCTCTATAATAAAGACAGTCATGTTGAAGCAAGTAAATATGACATGCAAAAAATGATTGAACAGTTGTGTAAGTTTATGCTGAGCAGAGAGAAAAGAGTTTTGGAACTGACTACGAAATATTTTACTCTCGAAGATCTTCTTTCAATAAAGGCCAGACTGATTGGGTCCGGATATATTGGAGGGAAAGCTGTTGGAATGCTTTTAGCTAGAAAAATATTACATAATGACCCTAGGATCAACTGGGATGATTATCTCGAACCCCACGATTCTTTTTATATAGGTTCAGATGTGTTTTACACTTACTTAGTTCAAAATGGCTGGTGGAATCTGAGGGTGGAGCAAAAAAGCAAAGAAGGATATTTTAAAGCAGCAGAAGTTCTTAGGGAAAAGATGAAACATGGGAAATTTACTGAGTCTATTAAAGAGCAGTTTTTACAGATGCTTGAATATTTTGGTCAGTCTCCAATTATCGTCCGTTCGAGCAGTCTTTTAGAAGATGGCTTTGGCAATGCATTTGCTGGAAAATATGAAAGTGTTTTTTGTGTCAATCAAGGTACACCCGTTGAGAGGTATAAGCAGTTTGAAGCAGCTTTAAAGACTGTTTATTCCAGTGCATTAAACAAGGATGCTTTGGAATATCGTTTAAAGAGAGGATTGGATCAGGCTGATGAGCAAATGGCAATTTTAGTACAACGGGTTTCGGGAGATTATCATAAGAAATATTTTTTTCCTTTCCTTGGCGGCGTGGGATTTTCATACAACAGTTATGTATGGAAGGAAGATCTCAAACCTGATGCAGGAATGATTAGATTAGTATTGGGACTTGGAACTGCTGCAGTTAACAGAGTAGAAGGAGATTATCCCAGAGTAGCAGCTTTAGACCAGCCAATGGTTCAACCTTTAGGGAATATGGAGGATATTAAGAAATATTCCCAACATAAAGTGGATGTACTGAATCTAGAAAAAAACAAGCTTGAAACGGTATCTTTAAACAAGCTGATGTGGGAAAAAACAGGGATTCCAATGGAGTTGATCGGGATCTTAGATTATGAAACCAACCGAAAGATCAGGGAATATAATATCAAAGAACAGGAAGCCTGGATATTAACCTATAAAAAACTTTTCAAAGATACAGAATTTATTCATATAATGCAAAATATACTTAAAACTTTGGAAACGGCATATAGCTATCCCGTAGATATTGAATTTACAGTGAATTGTTTATCGGATAACAGTTTAAAGATTAATTTGGTTCAATGCAGACCACTGCAAACTAAGGGAGTGGGTGGAAAGATTGATATTCCAGAAGACTTAGATGAAAAAACTCTTTTATTTGCGACCAAAGGACATTTTATGGGCGGAAGCATCAATCAAATTATAAAAAGAATTATTTATATTGATCCAAAAGCTTACAGTAATCTTTCAGTCCAGGATAAGTATGCTTTAGCCAGATTGATAGGAGTGCTCAATAAGTTGAGCGCAGACCAACAGGATGCTCCAACCATGCTTGTGGTACCAGGGAGAATTGGAAGCAGTACAGTGTCCTTAGGCCTTCCTGTAACTTTTTCTGAAATCAGCAATATGAGTATTATATGTGAAACGGCTTATGAGATTATGGGTATGGTTCCGGACTTATCTTTTGGAAGTCACTTTTTTCAGGATCTGGTGGAAGCGGGTATTTTCTATGTTGCTATTTTTCCCAATAGCGAAGAAACTCTGTTCAATATAGATTTTTTTGAAAACGTTGCGAATGATTTAAAAGATATCTTGCCCAAAGAAACGAGGTTTGAAAATGTTTTGAAGGTAATAGATACCCAATCACAGATTCAAATTAAAGCTGATCTAAAAACTCAAAACCTCAAATGCTATAGGATTGTGTGA